TGGTTTCAGAGGTCTTtgaggatggtggtccagttttagcaataagttgactaatattttggcAGAAATCTGGGAGATGGACATAATCCCATCtcactggtcgcaatcactaaTCATACcaatatataaaaaaaggaTCGAAATCACCCTATGATAATAATAGAGGAATTAGTTTGAATAACATAGCATCCAAAATAccagcctcaataattatcggatgTCTCACAAatactcgtgaactgcaaacacgagaaaatcagactGGCTTCACACATGGTCGTTAATGGACTGACCACATATTCATAATTCATCAGGTTATAGAACACAGACATGCTTATTGGCGTCccacaatgatagtttttcttgacttaaaagcagcatttaaCTCTGTAGACCGACAGGTTCTGTTACAGTGTCAGTCATTGAAACGCTTACCTCAGatgtacataaaccttgtgaaaggtctttactcgaacactactagtcaaatcagagcttatggcgaaatGTCATCTCGTTTTGCAACCTCACGTGGTGTCCGTCAATAATGTCCACTACATCCGTTACTCCTTAATTTCATCATAGAGCTAGTgctggaaataacattctcgtcgactgcaTTTTCAGGAATTAATCTCCTTCCACAACGTCCACTTATCCATCCAGAATACACAGACCACATAGTCATGTTTGGTGAacacgctgataaaatgcagtcttttgatagcaccgAGCTACAATGTCAGGATGTTCGAGATGCGTTTCTCCCCTCCTAAATGCTAATTGTTGATTCCacactggcctgcgtcaacacctgaactaaggatagggagtggaATAGTCAAACACGTCGACAATTTCGCTTTTCTTTGAAGTCTGATCAGTCCTAATGTGTTGATACCtaacgaaatctctgcacggattcaggAAGCTCGTTTGGTATTTGCCAACCTACGTCACCCATGATgaaggtgagatatccatcCGTCtgtcaattaagggacgagtatgcTGCGCAACAGTTCGTTctgcgaaacgtgaccattaagggTAAAATATACTCGTAAGTCACTAGTATTTGTTCAcagatatcttagaaatattgctcacatctgatggatcaccaggtaagtaatagtgaggttagacgcagggtattagagaatgatggtaaatcagttgatgaggttgtaaatcttcatcgactgagatggttggaccacgtgttacatatacctgaacaccgattaccacgacgcgcaatgctgactagtgttcgAGACGATTAAAAGAAAGTCAGCGGCGGTCAAactaaaatgtggcatcagttcaCAAAGTCACCaccttctggtctgagccatgttgctAGATATAAATGactcggttggggtccgcgcgactatcataaccaatggttggagactgtggatgatatggctgagaatcgatcacaatggtgtaggtgtatacactctctgttttcctttaaactatgagattaaaatcgcttcttatctttctttctacgaactaattctctcttcctgtattatatgcTTATACacaatccttcttttatatattaccaccattattgaagtaactacttctatgaatttggtgttcattttgttgtgctaatgagactTGGCAACTtagactgatgcatatatgtacctggtcctgtATTGTAGTGGACTGCCGATTGACTGATTCACACTTTAAAAACGGCGTTTGCTAATCCTTCGTATCCACCATTCAGGttcacttttctttttttttcaaattcatgAATACCACCGTGTAAAGCTAGTGGGTAGAGCCTCCCTGGCAGAGGATATAAACGCATGTTCGTATGTAAGCGGCTCGTGTGCGCTTTCTCCAGTCTAAACCGATCCAAGGAATTTCGGGGCATCTCAGTTGCGAAGTTTCACATTTTACATTAGAATAATAAAGTTGAAATCTAACAAGTAAAAGTAGCTCCATATGAAGTATTGATGTTCAGTGATACACGCTTTCAGAATCTAAAATACGTTATAGATTGTGACCTAATCAGTTGTTAGTTggataatttcaaatatttttcttcAGTTAAATACAAGCTCTGTAAGCAAATGGAAAGAAAATTCCCCTAGTGATAAATCTAAAACGCACATGACAAACCCACAAGTCATTGATTTATGTACAATATCACAGTAATACCCAATCAACTTTTAACAATTCCAACCAGTAAAAACTTGTGACCAATACTTATGTCGAATGTACTGTAAATAAATTGTCCTCCGATAGATAATAGCCACGAATATATGATGTGTAAAAATTCACACTACATACATGTCAGTCGCTGAGTAACTGGTCTTCAGtatgaaatcaaaataaaatacctTATGTACAGAACGCTTCACAAGTGCTATTAGATCGTAACTATATGTACATGTATTGATCTCGAGATAAGTATCCAGGCTATTATTTCCCAAAGAACTCTCCCTCTATGCACACACTGTCCATTATCAGGATCATTAAATTTCAACTTAGAAAAAAATAACGGAATAAACAATCAATCAGTAtatggaaaataaaaaaaatgactaggctaaaataaacaaaatgttatGAATAGATTAACGCTTTTCCGATATCAAACAAAACCATATTGAATCTATACGCATTATTTATAATCAGTTAGGACAGTTAGCTAAGTAGAAGAAAGACTAACCCATCGAGGAAAATAAGACATTTTGTAATACGGCTATATCGAACAGGCGTTAGTATATGTCGAGAGTTCGTATATTGAAACCAAACCATGCAGGCATTCCGAAAAAACTTAACATGAGCTTTTGACAATCATTAAAATAACAAGAACCTGAATGTAAACTAATGTGAAAGTCGCCAATACTTCGACAGAAACTCTACAAACAATCATTAGCTTATAGAAAGTAAGGTAGTAGCTAACACTGGGACTGAAAATGAGCATTTCGATCTATTTAGAACTTGTCAACTAGTTCTGCTTTTGAGTTCAGGAGTGAACATGAACACTGaggcaagtacatccagctgcgACTCAAACAAGTCAAAAAGCGCGTACCGGATtacactgctagtcactatccaactTTTCTGGAAAACCCTTATGTAATAAAGATAATATCGTGGCAACCCGTTCAGGACACACATATAGCcaaaagagactggtcaatCACAGTCTTTAACATCGACaacaggaagattcaaacaCCTACAAACAGAATGACCAACCTTCATTGAAAAAACCGGTTTGTATACAAATTTTACAAATGGTTGAACGCTATTTCGATGCGTGTTACATCGAAAAAGATTGAGTCAGTTGCCTATTCCATTGATTCAAATGCATAACACGAAATCGATCCAGAAGTAGAAATGACATAGTCTACTTCAATTCCTTGTAACGAACAAAATAAAATTCGCGTTAGATTTCTGTACATGCACACTGGTCCAAGGGATAAACAGACGGACATCCAAAAACTATGGTTTAAATTCAATATTGAGCTGAACATTTATGTAGAAGTCAAATACCCTACAAGTCAATTTGTGCAAGTACCCAAATGACCTGAAAACGATAAACACATATGACAGAAAAATGTTTATTCGCATTTAgatataataacaataagataatagtaatattgagtagtgataataaaaggaatatacgTTCACATTTGCCAGCAACTTATCATGATTagagtgaaataaaaacaacaaaatgagAAACATTTAACGATTAAAAGAagcaaaacaaaacagaaacttGTAAAACATGTAAATTTTGTTAACATTGTTAGGGTTGGTCATTATTACCGTTAACATGTATGTGCCATATTTATAAGCGTATATATGCACCATATTAGGTAGTAAGTAGTATCTGGTGTAGCATATATGTGCGATTGATAATGACTGCGTGTGGACATATGTACGTGTGCTGTTTTTATACCAAGAGATCAGTTAAACAGAAACAAATAATTATGATGTGCATAGAGCATACAGAAGTAGTGCTGATGATGGTCAACAGTATACAAAACAAGTTATACAAACAGGAGCATATGAGCTGGTATACATGTACAAACATTGTTACCAGAGTACACAAAACACACAAACAAAGATGTAGATGTTGCGTAACTGGATAAAAACGGGATAAAATACTAATGAAATTTTCCACGTTTAGAGAATAGATTTCAGTATATTTAAAGGGTAGAATAAAGATTTTAAGATAACTGAGCGTACACCAGTCAGCACATCAAACACATGATCTAGAACAGACTTTAACACAAAGCTGAAAAACATGTTAAGTGTGATATACATTGACACAACACGGCAGTTATGACTAGCAAAAATCGGGAGCAGATAGGCTGTCAAGTTATGTGTTGTAATTGTATGTGAATGCATAAACATGTCAGTAATAACAAGAAAGAAACGAGAAACGGTTCATACAGTTGATGAAAAGACATCAAACAATAGAACAGCATATATAagagaaattttaaaaaaggcGAAAAATGACAAAAAGGATAAGCGAAGAGAGAAAATTTACTTTGATTAAAAATAAAGGCACAAAAGACCAAAAACAACACGcaataaaacaagaaaaataatGACCACCGGTAAATTGTACCGACTAGGACACAAAAGCACcgttaatcatcatcatcagtttGAGAAGCGATAATTGCGAAGGGAGGCAACACGAGATACACGGGGGACAAACACATGGGTATAAGACGAGTCAATTTAAGCAGAAGAGGAAAATGAGAATCAACAATGGTAAAATAATGTCATGATAACatagtaaataatattaaattgaaTTAGACAAAGATAAAGTATTATATTCCAGTGGCAATTGTGATCGACCGATAATTTGCTTTAGTTAAACAGTGCCTAAAATGaacaatagaaaagaaaaactttCAAATTAATAACATACATCAACCCAGTATTAACAATCAAAATACCAGATAACAAACACGAACACTGGAATATAAATTCAGAGGAAAAAAACACTTTTCATTTCAAGTTCAGATTAGTGGGATGGCTTTTTTTATAAGAAAAAATTCAGTCAGTTATGAACAATATagaactttaaaaaaataagtccAAACTGCTATAGCATAACATGAAACATAGAGAATGTTCGAAATAATAACTGTATCAATGGTAGTAAAAAAAAtgattcaagaagaatgaaAAGTAGAAAGATCGAGAAAATAAAGGGGGGGAATGGTATTTGCATCTCTGCGACTGATTCTTAGTCAAGTGATCCAACATCTTCAACcattatttattacaataattaggcgaaccccaaccaagtagtttggatttattttatttttggtgTAATGTAAAAAGTGAATATAGTTTACTTATACGCTACTTATATTCACAAGTATATACTTTGTTGGTTCTAAACATACTATTTATAAATTCACAATCGGTCTTACATTTTCAGTTTcctgttgacttggaatatgaacgatgacatagttctatttggtgaagacgctgacaaaatgcagaggcttctgaccactctaagcaacaatgcatgttcgggatgcgattctccctctcgaaatgcaaaatgttgcttcaggattgggctgcatcgacacccgaactaatgatagggagtgaagtagttaagcgtgtcgaccacttcacttatcttggaagtctcatcagcccttgtggtttggtgtgtgacgaaatctcagcacggatacagaaggctcgactagcttttgccaacttgcgtcatttatggcataggcgagatatccgtctatcaatcaaaggacgtgtttactgcacagcagttcgttccgtcctattttatggcagtgaaacgtggccggtaagagtagaggatattcgtaggttactagtatttgatcataagtgtcttcgaaacattgctcgtatatcctgggaccatcgagtaagtaacacagttgttaggaaacgggtactaggtaaggatggcaaatcaattgatcaagtggtgaaacttcatcagttgagatggctgggacacgtgttacgtatacccaacgaccgactgcctcgacgagcgaagttcagtggtataggagtaggttggaagaaagctaggggcggccagaccaaaacatggcacaagttcatgaagtcactgacaagtggaatgagtcatgttggtaggtgtagactacctggttggggaccgcgggatgatagcaaccgatggttagagaccctgaatgacatggctcaaaatcgtttgcaatggtgcaggtgcatacactctttgtgttcttccaaattttaatctcctgattcctccttgtctcttttttctcttcccaaatttatttcactgtattatactctttaaataacatctccaaaccctaatcttcccgattactgcttatactcttactacctctatcactatgggatttgaatcgaccactgcatctctgtgctaatgtggtatggcaactcgacctgatgtacgtacgtacgaagttctacgttgttactgattgactTCCTGTATGAACCCAAAGGACAACACAGTAGAGtggttgaataattaacaaagttTAGATGGATTCCATTGAATAGTGTCTTAAGGAATCAATATATGTAGTTggcaaacaaaaaaattattaaatctaGACAAGGTTCCATCGACTGTAATAGACAGAGAATATTAGATCTCAATGTATGGAAAAACTATATTGTGACCATACAAATCTTAACAATCTGCTTTTTCTAGgaaaatttaaacaataaactaaATAGTAGATTACACCCCAGTATAAACAATAAAGTGATTTAAAATTCGGCAGTGAAACATTTAGAAAACTTTTTGTGGTTTAAACCACGAACTAATATCTTAGCTAGACCATCAATataaacctgaaaacactggacggttgtCTCGTTCTAATGTGGGACTTCTTAACAGTGTGTAACCACGATCCCAAAAACCGTGAATCGAACGCAGAACATTCGGTCCAGAGTACGAACACTTGACGTCTTATTTACACCAAGCCTGTGATGGATAGATAATTGCTTCACATTCGACCATTAAATTCTCAAAGCTTGAACATCATAAACAGTGTAAACGATGTGACAGAATTTAAATTATGTACAATTTATCACCACATATAACTTGACGATCATTTGTTTAAAGTTGTAGTTCGTTCACtgtaaatttatgaaaataatacCGGTAATTCAATGCTcgaaatttaataaaaacaagatGCTGGGTatgaaaacagaaaatactTCAGAAACACCATTATCAATCGCTATGACCTAAGATACTACAACAAGAAAATTAAAGAGATTTTAAAACCACAAGCACAATTTTCTAACCCCATCAATAGTATTAAATCAATAAGTTAACATGTTGTATGAAACTGACCTGTAATACTCACCACCTCCGGTTCACCATCAGCGACAAACTTAACAACATCGTCTTTTGTAATTTTTCCATCAACCTTCTCTACTTCATGAACGGTAGTTGTAATTTTTCCACCTTCTACAAGAGTACGCTTTTCAGTAGACAGTTCAGTTGTTTTTACAACCATTGTTACATCAGTGCTGAAGAACAATAAATAACCAAGTGTTATAATATACAATTTCATTCTAATCCAGTGAAAATTTTACATCACAAGTATAAacatataaagaaaataaatacaaaacagatttataattaattaaataaacttaataCTAAAATTTACCCATTCAAATATTCCTTGATAGAATCCAATGTAACATCACCAATATTCTGACCATTCTCTAGTATAGTATCATTCATCTTATTCGTTGGTATAATCTCCTCTTCTACTACAGGTGCGCAACCACTTGTTTTCTCGTCAGTGGTAATATTCCCAGTACTCTGAAATAACAAATGTTAATAATTATTAGTAGACAGTGAATGTATGACGAAAAGGTAGGAAAAAGAAAATGCTTATATAATATGCAAACAACGATACCTGGAGAGGTTCAGAAACCAAGTTTGTCAGGTTGGatgtttttaaattttcattttcgaCTGATACATCTTTACTAGCCGTTCTAGCCCATTCGGGTAAATGGATTGCAATAAAATCGTCTGTTATAACATCACTAACTGGTGTTGCGAATGAATTCAACAAAGGAATAGGATTGAGTTCGGATACTAAAAGACGACATCCTATAGACCAGAAGACATGCGTGTTATACGTACGCGTGGCAACACAGGGAAGTGTAGATGAAGGTAGATAACCAGGATAACAGCGTTCTAAAAAAGGAATTTATAATAAACTTTACGTAAACCGATAGTTATGAACcttaattcaataaataaaaactggaaAATACGTATACGATAATCATAATATTATATCTAAACAATGGTTCAATTATATTGattaatgatttcaatgaaacaaaaAGGCTCTATCGTGGATGGCACAGTTTCATTAACCACTCAAAAATCATGGAGATCTGTAATCCCACTCGATATTTCCGATTATACTAAGGTAAAGGATCTTTTCAATCGCAAAATTTTCGTTGTTGTCCAACAAATTATTAGTGCCAACTCCAAGAAGAAGTGAACATTTTGATTACTCCACAAATTTTGAGTCAGCTTGTTCTGACAACGTTATTTCCAACTTGTGTACAAGGGTTTTATTATCTTTATGTCATTTTGTGCCTTTCGAGTAATTTATTCTATTGACCTCTGGGTCAATTAAACCGCTCATTACCAAATGAAGTAAGCGATGATGTTGTCCAGAACAACAATGACAACCTCGCAAGTAGACTAACTAGCTCGGAAAATACACTATAACCAAAAGATATCAATCGATTGAGGAATCTTTGTTGACTTTTGTATTAATGACGTGAATTTACCACTCCATAAAATGTACTCAACCGAATAATTCCTTACTTTTTCTACCATTATCGTTCAGCTGATAAACATATCTAGTGAGTGAAAAAGGTGCTAACCAGTGGACTCACCCTTGAATACTTTACGAAGGTTAGGCAAAGACAGTACAGCAATCTGTCCATCTAGTAGCGTTGCAACAGCATTCCATTCGAGTTTAGCATTTTCTCCGGACCCAGAAGTAAAATTCTGAAGGCCAAACCCTGTCACACGTTTGGGATTAATCTGGCTTGTGTTCACATATACAACCTATTCATAAATAACAGTCAaaaatcataatatttattGTGATACTGTTCCCAATATGGCTCCAaaactgttatatctagagaTTAGATTCTTGCTATACCGCGTACTACCTGAGCATTCGAACGTTAAAACCCTCTAAATCGCAAGTGAGAAGGAATGTCATTCCAAACtgtcaaatatggtacaaaactctcaagcttttagtaaaaatgaaatcatcattacaccCATCCAATCCGCATGCAGTGgtttttagcatttgtccaatcaGAAAGCTACACGTCAATATTCTGGAATGTTCTTCCGAGAGATGATTGGATGGGATGTTGATGAAATCTTTGGCTCAAAGCTATGCTTACTGGCCTACAATGGATCAAGATATCGAAACTAGATGACGCAATTGTTCGTCGTGCCTGAAAGCATTCGAAAGTCCAAATAAGTGTGAATCACAAAAACGGAAAAGCCTAATAGTGTTTGGGAGAGGCTGCACGCAGATTTCGCAGCCCCAGTACGATGACAAACGTTTTTAGTCATAGTGAATGAACTCACGAAATGGCCACAAAACTATGCTATGGCAAACTATAGTCAGTGAAACAATTTAGCAAGTTATCTGAATTATTTAGCTGTTTCGGTGTCCCGGAGACTTTGGTGACTGACAACGACTCACAATTCGTTTTAGCGACATTCAAGCACTTCTGTAGCACTAATGAAATTACACATATACGTTCTCCACCCTATCACCCTCAATCAAGTGGACAAGCAGAGAGCTTCGTTGACACATTTAAAAGAGCATTACTGAAAGGGGGAAACGAGGGGACAAGTCAGGTAATTATGTAATTCTTAACAGCTTATAGAACTACGTTCCATCCTATTGTCCCAGATGGGAAGTCCCCTTCTGAAGCTATGTTCGGAAGAAGAATTCGAAGTCGACCAATAAACATTTGATGACGCCGCAAAGGTCCGAGTACTACTACGCAAATTTGGCATAGCTGAACATGAACGGTACACTAATTTAATTATTCCAAGAATGTGAGAGACCTTTCAGTTGATGTGGCGGACGTAATTTTGTAGCAAATCTTTGGTGAACAGTCatctttgtttgatattcgttACCAAGTTAGCAAAAGCTGGAAACGATGAGCGGGTGAGACAAGCTAGTATAGTAAATCACGAGTGTGAGTGTTTTGAATTATCGATAATGGCAGAAGACCAGTTTAAGCGTCTTGCGTTTGTATGTAGTCCCCGATCTCCTGAAGATGCTGATATCAAAGTCCGAATTTTGGGTCAAATTGAAGTGTCCAAACATAGCTTCAGCAAGGGACTTTCCATATGAGACAATAGGGTTTGGCGTGGTTTAATAAGCTGTTAAGAATTTTGTAATTTTCTGACTTTTCTTCGACTCTTCCTgagcttccttgagttcacTCGGGTGCCGTCCTCACAAAAACCAATGCATTAACTTATGTACCCGGTAAGAGTTACATGAAATCACAAATCAGAAAATAGAATAAAGCAATAAATAATATGGACTATTGTGTACGAGGTCACGAAAATGAAGGAAATATTTACCTCGCTCTCGCCAACAACTGTATCTGCTGCTTCTTCAACCACTTCCTTCTCTGGTTTAGAAGTTGAACCAGCACCAGAAGTCACTGACATACCAAGCATACGAAGGCGATCAATAAATTTATGCTTATAAATTGGACGAAGTGAAGGTATACTGAACAATTTAACTTGTTCCTCAGAGCACAAAAGTAATTGATGCACATCCTGTGTGGCTGATGTTGATTGAATAGGTATTTCAGTATCTTTACCACCATCCATCGAAACTTCAGCAGGAGGTTCTGACGGTTGAGCAGATTCTTGTTTCTCATTACTTTCAACTGATTCGACACACGAATTCCTTAATAGAAATTGaaaatagaaaattattaaaattggaCGAAAATGGTAAAGTAGTGCAGATAACAAGAAATCTAACAGTAGAAATAATAGAAACAGCTACTGAGTACACTGTACATACCTGTAAGCTTGGCTATGCATAATTGGTCCATGATCAACTGCATCGATGATATACAAAGAAACAATCGGAGAGTGATGATGCAATTGTAATTCCTTGGACAATGTCGCCTTAACGGGTCCAGCAGCACCTCTCCATGACAAATTAAAAGCCAACACTTTACCTGAAGCTGTACCAACCCAGACAGAAGGAGCACGGTCTCCCACTTGAACATACGTCTCAGAAAACAGGAGACAACGAACAGCTGATGATACTATATCCTCTTGGCTAAGTTGAATAGGTTCAGGAGGA
This genomic stretch from Schistosoma haematobium chromosome 5, whole genome shotgun sequence harbors:
- the STXBP6 gene encoding Syntaxin-binding protein 6 (EggNog:ENOG41KOG1983~COG:S); protein product: MARGRQLTSTMRQSFRRLKHFRTSTASSEKTSSEPIAPADENQTTPQQTEKSLDETSPKDEIKEQDQPVEPGEKKEIRENVEAVGVTEQPTTSVESEEPKQQSITDNAEVDVPPEPIQLSQEDIVSSAVRCLLFSETYVQVGDRAPSVWVGTASGKVLAFNLSWRGAAGPVKATLSKELQLHHHSPIVSLYIIDAVDHGPIMHSQAYRNSCVESVESNEKQESAQPSEPPAEVSMDGGKDTEIPIQSTSATQDVHQLLLCSEEQVKLFSIPSLRPIYKHKFIDRLRMLGMSVTSGAGSTSKPEKEVVEEAADTVVGESEVNISFIFVTSYTIVHIIYCFILFSDL